One stretch of bacterium DNA includes these proteins:
- a CDS encoding glycogen synthase: MKTRLRILYLASEVAPFVKNGRIAEIANALPKALFEMGHDIRVMMPKYGTISERKYTLREVIRLKEIPIQTGDLQYVVNAKSAFLPETKVQVYFLDYKPYFDKLDSGADPKTGQETGENAMRYILFSRAVMETSKLLHWEPQLIFCNDWPTALIPWLVKNEYRDDPFFAKCATLLSIHDFKRQGIFPEAVLKQAGLQKSDPAYGELVHNGRANLLKAGIMNAHLISASGGTYLAQLWKNPELAYGLYDVLKRRKEHVTEVMDGIDYSVWNPETDAHLVETYSVSQLKGKAVNKRTVLEQL; the protein is encoded by the coding sequence ATGAAGACCCGGCTGCGAATTTTATATCTCGCCTCAGAAGTTGCACCCTTTGTTAAAAATGGCCGCATCGCCGAGATAGCCAACGCCTTGCCTAAAGCGCTTTTTGAAATGGGCCATGATATCCGCGTCATGATGCCTAAATACGGCACCATCAGTGAGCGTAAGTATACATTGCGGGAAGTGATTCGCCTGAAAGAGATCCCCATCCAAACGGGCGATCTTCAATACGTGGTCAATGCAAAATCCGCTTTTTTACCTGAGACCAAGGTTCAAGTCTATTTTTTGGACTATAAGCCATATTTCGACAAATTGGATTCTGGGGCTGATCCCAAGACCGGTCAAGAGACCGGCGAAAACGCCATGCGCTACATCCTGTTCAGCCGGGCGGTCATGGAAACCAGCAAACTGTTGCATTGGGAGCCACAGTTGATCTTTTGCAACGATTGGCCCACAGCGCTGATCCCCTGGCTGGTGAAGAACGAGTACCGCGATGATCCTTTTTTTGCCAAATGTGCAACCCTGCTGTCGATCCATGATTTCAAGCGCCAGGGGATTTTTCCCGAAGCGGTGTTGAAACAGGCGGGACTGCAGAAAAGCGATCCGGCGTATGGCGAGCTGGTGCACAACGGCCGCGCCAATCTGCTCAAAGCCGGGATCATGAACGCGCATCTGATCAGTGCCAGCGGCGGAACCTATCTTGCCCAGCTGTGGAAAAATCCGGAGCTGGCGTATGGCCTGTACGACGTGCTTAAACGTCGCAAAGAGCATGTCACCGAGGTGATGGACGGCATCGATTACAGCGTATGGAACCCGGAGACCGATGCCCATCTTGTCGAAACCTACAGCGTGTCTCAGCTGAAGGGCAAAGCGGTCAACAAACGGACGGTGTTGGAGCAGCTGG